A genome region from Camelina sativa cultivar DH55 chromosome 10, Cs, whole genome shotgun sequence includes the following:
- the LOC104716994 gene encoding cytochrome P450 82C4-like, which translates to MNTSLFSLFVHILLIVFIALFMKSKKPKHVKAPKPSGAWPIIGHLHLLGGKEQLLYRTLGKMADHYGAAMSLQLGSSEAFVVSSFEVAKNCFTVNDKALASRPMTAAAKHMGYNFAVFGFAPYSAFWREMRKIATIELLSNRRLQMLKHVRVSEISMGVKDLYSLWVKNGGSEPVIVDLKRWSEDMTQNVIVRMVAGKRYLGGAVSESSEDAAEARQCKRAISKFFHLIGIFTVSDAFPALRWFDFQGHEKEMKQTGSELDVILERWTENHRQERKVSGTKENDSDFIDVMLSLEEQGKLSHLQYDANTSIKSTCLSLILGGSDTTSSTLTWAIALLLNNKEMLKKAQDEIDLHVGRDRNVEDSDINNLVYLQAIIKETLRLYPAGPLLGPREAMEDCTVAGYNVSSGTRLIVNVWKIQRDPKVYKEPNEFRPERFITGEAKEFDVRGQNFELMPFGSGRRSCPGSSLAMQVLHLGLARFLHSFEVKTVLDMPVDMTESPGLTIPKATPLEVLISPRLKEHLFV; encoded by the exons ATGaatacttctctgttttctttatttgttcaCATCCTCCTTATCGTTTTCATTGCTCTCTTTATGaaatcaaagaaaccaaaacatgtAAAAGCTCCTAAACCGAGCGGTGCATGGCCCATCATCGGCCATCTTCACCTTCTCGGTGGCAAGGAGCAGCTTCTCTACCGAACCTTAGGAAAAATGGCCGACCATTACGGTGCAGCCATGTCGCTACAACTCGGGAGCAGTGAAGCATTTGTTGTGAGCAGTTTTGAGGTGGCTAAAAATTGTTTTACTGTCAACGACAAAGCCTTGGCTTCACGTCCTATGACTGCAGCCGCAAAGCACATGGGCTACAATTTTGCTGTTTTCGGGTTTGCGCCTTATAGCGCTTTCTGGCGAGAGATGCGTAAAATCGCAACCATTGAGCTACTTTCTAACCGGCGGCTTCAGATGCTCAAGCACGTTCGTGTTTCTGAGATCTCAATGG GTGTGAAAGATTTGTATTCCTTGTGGGTCAAGAACggtggttcagaaccagtaatCGTTGATCTAAAGCGCTGGTCAGAGGACATGACACAGAACGTGATAGTCAGAATGGTGGCCGGAAAACGATACCTTGGAGGTGCCGTCTCAGAATCCTCGGAGGATGCCGCAGAGGCAAGGCAATGCAAAAGGGCAATCTCAAAGTTCTTTCACCTTATCGGTATATTCACTGTGTCAGATGCTTTTCCGGCACTAAGGTGGTTTGATTTCCAAGGACATGAGAAGGAGATGAAGCAAACAGGAAGCGAATTAGATGTGATCCTTGAAAGATGGACTGAAAACCATcgacaagaaagaaaagtttcagGAACGAAAGAGAATGATTCAGACTTCATCGACGTTATGTTGTCACTTGAGGAACAAGGCAAACTCTCGCATCTTCAGTATGATGCTAATACTAGCATCAAATCTACCTGCCTG TCACTGATTCTGGGAGGAAGTGACACTACATCATCAACCCTTACATGGGCCATTGCTCTTCTTCTTAACAACAAAGAAATGTTAAAGAAAGCACAAGATGAGATAGACCTCCACGTTGGCAGAGACAGAAACGTCGAGGATTCAGACATAAATAATCTGGTGTATCTTCAAGCAATTATCAAAGAAACGTTGAGATTGTATCCAGCTGGTCCACTCTTAGGCCCTCGAGAGGCGATGGAAGATTGCACAGTAGCCGGTTACAACGTTTCTTCCGGCACAAGGCTGATAGTGAATGTATGGAAAATCCAAAGAGATCCGAAAGTTTATAAGGAACCAAACGAGTTTAGACCAGAGAGGTTTATTACAGGAGAAGCAAAAGAGTTTGATGTAAGAGGACAAAACTTTGAGCTGATGCCATTTGGTTCGGGAAGAAGATCATGCCCAGGGTCTTCATTGGCCATGCAAGTGCTTCATCTAGGTCTTGCTCGTTTCCTTCATTCGTTTGAAGTGAAAACTGTCTTGGATATGCCTGTTGATATGACTGAGAGCCCTGGCTTGACCATTCCTAAAGCCACGCCTCTTGAAGTACTGATCAGCCCACGTcttaaagaacatctctttgtctga
- the LOC104720023 gene encoding cytochrome P450 82C4-like: protein MNTSLFSLFVPILLIVFIALFMKSKKPKHVKAPKPSGAWPIIGHLHLLGGKEQLLYRTLGKMADHYGAAMSLQLGSSEAFVVSSFEVAKNCFTVNDKALASRPMTAAAKHMGYNFAVFGFAPYSAFWREMRKIATIELLSNRRLQMLKHVRVSEISMGVKDLYSLWVKNGGSEPVIVDLKSWLEDMTLNMIVRMVAGKRYFGGAGSESSEDTEEASQCKRAISKFFHLIGIFTVSDAFPALRWFDLQGHEKEMKQTGSELDVILERWIENHRQERKVSGTKENDSDFIDVMLSLAKQGKLSHLQYDATTSIKSTCLALILGGSDTTASTLTWAIALLLNNKEMLKNAQDEIDLHVGRDRNVEDSDIKNLVYLQAIIKETLRLYPAGPLLGPREAMEDCTVAGYNVSSGTRLIVNVWKIQRDPKVYVEPNEFRPERFITGEAKEFDVRGQNFELMPFGSGRRSCPGSSLAMQVLHLGLARFLHSFEVKTVLDMPVDMSESPGLTIPKATPLEVLISPRLNEQFFV, encoded by the exons ATGaatacttctctgttttctttatttgttccCATCCTCCTTATCGTTTTCATTGCTCTGTTTATGaaatcaaagaaaccaaaacatgtAAAAGCTCCTAAACCGAGCGGTGCATGGCCCATCATCGGCCACCTTCACCTTCTCGGTGGCAAGGAACAGCTTCTCTACCGAACCTTAGGAAAAATGGCCGACCATTACGGTGCAGCCATGTCGCTACAACTCGGGAGCAGTGAAGCATTTGTTGTGAGCAGTTTTGAGGTGGCTAAAAATTGTTTTACTGTCAACGACAAAGCCTTGGCTTCACGTCCTATGACTGCGGCCGCAAAGCACATGGGCTACAATTTTGCTGTTTTCGGGTTTGCGCCTTATAGCGCTTTCTGGCGAGAGATGCGTAAAATCGCAACCATTGAGCTACTTTCTAACCGGCGGCTTCAGATGCTCAAGCACGTTCGTGTCTCTGAGATCTCAATGG GTGTGAAAGATTTGTATTCCTTGTGGGTCAAGAACggtggttcagaaccagtaatCGTTGATCTAAAGAGCTGGTTAGAGGACATGACACTGAATATGATAGTGAGAATGGTGGCCGGAAAACGATACTTTGGAGGCGCCGGCTCAGAATCCTCGGAGGATACCGAAGAGGCAAGCCAATGCAAAAGGGCCATCTCAAAGTTCTTTCACCTTATCGGTATATTCACTGTGTCCGATGCTTTTCCGGCACTAAGGTGGTTTGATTTGCAAGGACATGAGAAGGAGATGAAGCAAACGGGAAGCGAATTAGATGTGATCCTTGAAAGATGGATTGAAAACCATcgacaagaaagaaaagtttcagGAACGAAAGAGAATGATTCAGACTTCATCGACGTTATGTTGTCACTTGCGAAACAAGGCAAACTCTCGCATCTTCAATATGATGCTACTACTAGCATCAAATCTACCTGCCTG GCACTGATTCTAGGAGGAAGTGACACTACAGCATCAACTCTTACATGGGCCATTGCTCTTCTTCTTAACAACAAAGAAATGTTAAAGAACGCGCAAGATGAGATAGACCTCCACGTTGGCAGAGACAGGAACGTCGAGGATTCAGACATAAAAAACCTGGTGTATCTTCAAGCTATTATCAAAGAGACATTGAGATTGTATCCAGCTGGTCCACTCTTAGGCCCTCGAGAGGCGATGGAAGATTGCACGGTCGCCGGTTACAACGTTTCTTCCGGCACAAGGCTGATAGTGAATGTATGGAAAATCCAAAGAGATCCGAAAGTTTATGTGGAACCAAACGAGTTTAGACCAGAGAGGTTTATTACAGGAGAAGCAAAAGAGTTTGATGTAAGAGGACAAAACTTTGAGCTGATGCCATTTGGTTCGGGAAGAAGATCATGCCCAGGGTCTTCATTGGCCATGCAAGTGCTTCATCTAGGTCTTGCTCGTTTCCTTCATTCGTTTGAAGTGAAAACTGTTTTGGATATGCCTGTTGATATGAGTGAGAGCCCTGGCTTGACCATTCCTAAAGCCACGCCTCTTGAAGTACTGATCAGCCCACGTCTTAACGAACAGTTTTTTGTGTGA
- the LOC104716995 gene encoding uncharacterized protein At2g39795, mitochondrial isoform X2 — MALLLRTLQKSRISPSHTSRTLVSWVRCKSLLPTPQSRDIATSTAKSPFRSNILRIIRNEIQYQSDYAPPHQPATEFKSFSVVDSPGEQCIVMKGKFGEEENIKMEATMFDGFLTVPRTGLDASGHDLRLHISLLVDISKIDGSEEIEFLCSVWPNRIEIRKLYKLRRNKITRQPYLGPNFVSLKYDFQTAIREFLRVRGIDGDLCFFLHEYMMNKDRIELIQWLRNLNSFIAK, encoded by the exons ATGGCTCTTCTCCTCCGTACTCTTCAAAAATCACGCATTTCTCCATCTCATACCTCAAGAACCCTAGTTTCCTGGGTTCGATGTAAATCTCTGTTACCAACCCCACAATCACGAGACATCGCCACCTCGACAGCCAAATCCCCCTTCCGATCAAACATCCTTCGAATCATAAGAAACGAGATCCAGTATCAATCCGATTATGCTCCTCCGCATCAG CCAGCGACTGAATTCAAATCATTCTCTGTGGTGGATAGTCCCGGTGAGCAATGCATTGTGATGAAAGGGaagtttggagaagaagaaaacatcaaaatgGAAGCAACTATGTTTGATGGGTTTTTGACTGTTCCAAGAACAGGTTTAGATGCTTCAGGGCACGATCTCCGTCTCCATATTAGCTTGCTTGTCGACATTTCCAAGATTGATGGAAGTGAAGAGATTGAGTTCCTTTGCTCTGTCTGGCCTAACCGTATCGAAATTCGAAAGCTTTACAAGCTTAGACGCAACAAAATCACTCGTCAACCTTACTTGGGACCAAATTTCGT gAGCTTGAAGTATGATTTTCAGACAGCTATTCGGGAGTTTTTGCGAGTAAGAGGAATCGATGGggatctttgtttcttcttgcaTGAATATATGATGAATAAGGATAGGATTGAGCTCATTCAATGGTTGCGAAACCTAAATTCATTCATCGCAAAATAA
- the LOC104716995 gene encoding uncharacterized protein At2g39795, mitochondrial isoform X1 codes for MALLLRTLQKSRISPSHTSRTLVSWVRCKSLLPTPQSRDIATSTAKSPFRSNILRIIRNEIQYQSDYAPPHQLNYVMQPATEFKSFSVVDSPGEQCIVMKGKFGEEENIKMEATMFDGFLTVPRTGLDASGHDLRLHISLLVDISKIDGSEEIEFLCSVWPNRIEIRKLYKLRRNKITRQPYLGPNFVSLKYDFQTAIREFLRVRGIDGDLCFFLHEYMMNKDRIELIQWLRNLNSFIAK; via the exons ATGGCTCTTCTCCTCCGTACTCTTCAAAAATCACGCATTTCTCCATCTCATACCTCAAGAACCCTAGTTTCCTGGGTTCGATGTAAATCTCTGTTACCAACCCCACAATCACGAGACATCGCCACCTCGACAGCCAAATCCCCCTTCCGATCAAACATCCTTCGAATCATAAGAAACGAGATCCAGTATCAATCCGATTATGCTCCTCCGCATCAG ttaaactATGTAATGCAGCCAGCGACTGAATTCAAATCATTCTCTGTGGTGGATAGTCCCGGTGAGCAATGCATTGTGATGAAAGGGaagtttggagaagaagaaaacatcaaaatgGAAGCAACTATGTTTGATGGGTTTTTGACTGTTCCAAGAACAGGTTTAGATGCTTCAGGGCACGATCTCCGTCTCCATATTAGCTTGCTTGTCGACATTTCCAAGATTGATGGAAGTGAAGAGATTGAGTTCCTTTGCTCTGTCTGGCCTAACCGTATCGAAATTCGAAAGCTTTACAAGCTTAGACGCAACAAAATCACTCGTCAACCTTACTTGGGACCAAATTTCGT gAGCTTGAAGTATGATTTTCAGACAGCTATTCGGGAGTTTTTGCGAGTAAGAGGAATCGATGGggatctttgtttcttcttgcaTGAATATATGATGAATAAGGATAGGATTGAGCTCATTCAATGGTTGCGAAACCTAAATTCATTCATCGCAAAATAA
- the LOC104716996 gene encoding two-component response regulator ARR10-like: MTMTIEQEIEVLDQFPIGMRVLAVDDDQTCLRILQTLLHRCQYHVTTTNQAQTALEMLRENKNKFDLVISDVDMPDMDGFKLLELVGLEMDLPVIMLSAHSDPKYVMKGVKHGACDYLLKPVRIEELKNIWQHVVRKSKLKKNKSSVSNGTGNSDKANNNRKRKEQYEEEEEEERGNENDDPTAQKKPRVLWTHELHNKFLAAVDHLGVEKAVPKKILDLMNVDKLTRENVASHLQKFRVALKKVSDEANQQANRVAIDSHLMQMTSHKGVGGFYHHRAIPVGSGQFHGGATMMRHYPSNRNLGRVNSLAGGMFQPVSSSFPRNHNDGGNILQGLPLPPLEELQINKAYQSFNSQQNSLMVAPNNLLLLEGHPQSSSPSLNQGFSPHFEINNNKRLEHWSNTVLSTNMPQRNVHSKPDTLEWTTFCDSASPLVNPNLDTSSTSFCRNTDFGSSNAAQTDFFHPLQMNQQHASNWGPMTEAQLFRNCDSKEGLHMASDAGSLDDIVNSLMTQEQSPTDFSEGGWVMV; the protein is encoded by the exons ATGACGATGACTATAGAACAAGAAATCGAAGTCTTGGACCAGTTTCCAATTGGGATGAGAGTTCTTGCTGTTGACGATGACCAGACTTGTCTCCGGATTCTCCAGACTTTGCTCCATCGCTGCCAATACCACG TTACAACAACGAACCAGGCCCAAACCGCATTGGAGATGTTGAGggagaacaagaacaagtttGATCTCGTTATTAGTGATGTAGACATGCCAGACATGGATGGTTTCAAGCTGCTTGAGCTCGTTGGTCTTGAAATGGACTTACCTGTCATAA TGTTATCTGCGCATAGCGATCCAAAGTATGTGATGAAAGGAGTCAAGCACGGTGCCTGCGATTATCTGCTTAAACCTGTTCGGATTGAGGAGCTCAAGAACATATGGCAACACGTAGTGAGAAAGAGCAAACTTAAGAAGAACAAGAGCAGTGTGAGTAACGGTACGGGAAACTCGGATAAagccaacaacaacagaaaacgTAAAGAACAgtatgaagaggaggaagaggaagaaagagggAATGAAAACGATGATCCAACGGCTCAAAAGAAACCTCGTGTTCTTTGGACGCATGAGCTACACAACAAATTCTTAGCAGCTGTTGATCATTTAGGCGTTGAGA AAGCTGTACCCAAAAAGATTCTTGATCTGATGAATGTTGACAAACTCACAAGAGAGAATGTTGCGAGCCACCTTCAG AAATTTCGAGTTGCCTTGAAGAAGGTGTCTGATGAAGCCAATCAACAAGCTAACAGGGTGGCCATTGACTCACATTTGATGCAAATGACTTCTCACAAAGGAGTTGGCGGCTTCTACCACCACCGAGCAATACCTGTTGGATCCGGTCAGTTCCATGGTGGAGCCACAATGATGAGACATTACCCTTCAAATAGGAATCTTGGTCGTGTAAACTCCCTTGCAGGAGGAATGTTCCAACCAGTCTCATCATCGTTTCCTCGTAACCACAATGATGGAGGTAACATACTTCAAGGGTTGCCACTTCCGCCACTAGAAGAGCTTCAGATCAACAAGGCTTATCAAAGCTTTAACTCACAACAGAACTCTCTAATGGTTGCTCCCAATAATCTCTTACTTCTCGAGGGTCACCCGCAGTCATCATCGCCATCGTTGAACCAGGGTTTTTCACCTCACTTTgagatcaacaacaacaagcgtCTAGAACATTGGTCAAACACTGTATTGTCAACCAACATGCCACAGAGAAATGTTCATTCAAAACCTGACACCTTGGAATGGACCACCTTCTGCGACTCAGCCAGTCCgcttgtaaacccaaacctagaTACCAGTTCGACATCTTTCTGCAGAAACACGGATTTTGGATCCTCGAATGCTGCACAAACAGACTTTTTTCATCCATTACAGATGAATCAGCAGCATGCCAGTAACTGGGGTCCAATGACTGAGGCTCAACTTTTTAGAAATTGTGATTCAAAGGAAGGTTTACACATGGCTTCAGATGCTGGCTCCTTAGATGATATAGTCAATTCCTTAATGACACAG GAACAGAGCCCAACTGATTTCTCGGAAGGTGGTTGGGTGATGGTTTAA
- the LOC104716997 gene encoding brassinosteroid-related acyltransferase 1 gives MHMLMATRIDIIQKLNVYPRHQNQDQKKLITLSNLDRQCPLLMYLVFFYKNTTSRDFGSVFSDLKLGLEETLSVWYPAAGRLALDKGGCNLNIQCNDGGAVIVEATVTGVKLLELGDLTQYNEFYETLVYKPSFDGDFSVMPLVVAQVTRFACGGYSIGIGTSHSLFDGISAYDFIHAWAFNSHIHNRSNGKVTNKKDHLVIKPVHDRGNLLFNRDLNQSREALRVTNAAAIDHLYQLIKQAMMTHKEQNRNFELPDSGFVIKTFDLNDEAIESMKKKSLEGFLCSPFEFLAAHLWKARTRALGLRRDAMVCLQFAVDIRKRTEPSLPEGFSGNAYVLASVVSTTKELLEELTLESIVNKIREAKNSIDQGYINSYMEALGGGDQRNDGNLPPLRELTLISDWTKMPFHNVGFGSCGELADNVAPLCPPVPQVAYFMKNPKDAKGVTVRIGFDPRDVNNFTNHFLDF, from the exons ATGCACATGTTAATGGCGACACGTATCGATATAATCCAAAAGCTTAATGTATATCCGAGACATCAAAACCAAGACCAGAAGAAACTAATCACTCTCTCCAATTTGGACCGTCAATGTCCTTTACTCATGTACTTGGTCTTCTTCTACAAGAACACCACATCTCGTGACTTTGGCTCCGTCTTCTCCGACCTGAAACTCGGGTTGGAGGAGACTTTGTCTGTGTGGTATCCCGCTGCCGGGAGGCTGGCTTTGGACAAAGGTGGCTGCAACCTCAACATCCAGTGTAATGATGGCGGCGCAGTCATAGTGGAGGCGACGGTGACCGGTGTCAAATTGTTGGAGCTTGGTGATTTGACTCAGTACAATGAGTTTTATGAGACGTTGGTTTACAAGCCTTCCTTTGATGGTGATTTCTCTGTGATGCCTCTTGTTGTTGCTCAG GTGACAAGATTTGCATGTGGAGGTTACTCAATTGGAATCGGTACAAGCCACTCACTGTTTGATGGAATCTCAGCTTACGACTTTATTCATGCGTGGGCTTTCAACTCTCACATTCACAACAGATCGAATGGTAAGGTTACTAATAAAAAGGATCATTTGGTCATCAAACCGGTTCATGATCGAGGAAATCTACTGTTTAACCGGGACTTGAATCAGAGCCGGGAGGCTCTCCGAGTAACCAATGCTGCAGCCATTGATCATCTGTACCAGCTGATCAAACAGGCGATGATGACCCATAAGGAGCAAAACCGTAATTTTGAGTTACCAGACTCTGGTTTTGTAATCAAAACGTTCGACCTTAATGACGAAGCGATAGAAAGCATGAAGAAGAAATCACTAGAAGGGTTCTTGTGCTCCCCCTTTGAGTTTCTTGCTGCTCATTTGTGGAAG GCAAGAACAAGGGCTTTAGGGTTGAGGAGAGACGCCATGGTATGTTTACAATTCGCGGTAGACATAAGGAAGAGGACGGAGCCATCGCTGCCCGAAGGGTTTTCCGGCAACGCCTACGTGCTTGCCTCGGTGGTTTCCACCACCAAAGAATTACTCGAAGAACTAACGCTCGAGTCAATAGTGAACAAGATCAGAGAAGCGAAGAATTCAATTGACCAAGGCTACATCAACTCTTATATGGAAGCACTTGGAGGTGGTGATCAAAGAAATGACGGAAATCTCCCTCCTCTCAGAGAGCTAACCCTAATCTCCGACTGGACAAAAATGCCATTTCACAATGTTGGCTTTGGCAGCTGCGGCGAGCTGGCGGATAACGTGGCACCACTGTGTCCTCCAGTTCCGCAAGTTGCTTATTTCATGAAGAACCCTAAAGATGCTAAAGGTGTTACTGTGAGGATCGGTTTTGACCCACGAGATGTTAATAATTTTACAaatcattttcttgatttttaa